From the Bombus pascuorum chromosome 7, iyBomPasc1.1, whole genome shotgun sequence genome, one window contains:
- the LOC132908621 gene encoding uncharacterized protein LOC132908621 isoform X3 gives MALVMLPCDLPWWPAVVKQLDRAAAARNSEDLVEAMQRLHDMCKYEEQCILKSISLDPEEDVQDPELFSGLATFLDTDLDFAERDQIFINTIPRIVERAKALRSCKPPQGLHFSLQQQGDCVEYSYAFISSLIANAFFSTYPKRTAKTHPTLRDFNFTNFFKHLHNNGQKAKLRSIFRYYDYLDTENALDGKLIISRQVMISKQWLTIEDWLESTVPLCPLMIRHEGRLDRVEPEAKVLRVCFASAKFGGGVLDGDVTQETVHIATHPEMLVAILSVEGLEDNEVLIVEGVRHLSRINDPRNRAIFEALPKPNIVTVCCIDPEDYSRLPLSQFEEDNILREMNKSLLGFRQRHVPSSPTDPVKSESDIDVTVGSRRLSPIGESFSSTPPEIEGDDKVLSTNNDKSVLCERKYDIFTEVRSKPNGKSIRSPSPHKMYNDTSYTNKRNRFIVLGSSGEVLPVTRKSLGQMSVYSSCNSQSTDSFHSAKDTIDEDLEEEEQKLSKRYSSQLDTPERRGTFAQRLRDALKRETTATGAASLNTSFGESSYAVGISVSGSHVCDQDIKVKRGGSRGFVLRDETVDEDFLKESLEAEQKWLGRFRQNQPMLQRRDTSASSRYSFSTEYNSDFCSELEEVYEQLAKWLEDPITADESRELDARDRAVVQFAGSLLKRALSESFAGVPVQEGEPQPFIDSTDVNQSHKLALAVRSLSLELARQKNRRQQSIPRDGSPQTGGLLPVATGNWGCGSRLKGDPQLKLVIQWLAASLAGVPKLIYYTTGNPSLSKLDTVSRVLMDRHWSVGDLAAATLRFALHIIDDRTEGRNTLFEEIIGMDKPSP, from the exons ATGGCTCTAGTAATGTTACCCTGTGACTTACCATGGTGGCCTGCCGTCGTAAAGCAACTGGATCGGGCGGCTGCTGCCAGGAATTCCGAAGATCTCGTGGAAGCGATGCAAAGACTACACGACATGTGCAA ATACGAGGAACAGTGCATACTGAAAAG cATAAGTCTTGATCCTGAAGAGGACGTACAGGATCCTGAATTATTTTCCGGATTGGCAACGTTTCTTGATACCGATCTCGATTTCGCCGAACGGGATCAAATCTTTATAAACACGATACCACGAATAGTAGAAAGAGCAAAAGCTCTAAGATCTTGTAAACCTCCGCAAGGTTTACACTTTAGTCTTCAGCAGCAAg GAGATTGCGTCGAGTACAGTTACGCCTTCATCTCATCTTTAATCGCGAACGCCTTCTTCTCCACGTACCCAAAAAGGACAGCAAAGACGCACCCAACCTTACGGGACTtcaatttcacaaatttcttcaaacatCTTCATAA TAACGGGCAAAAAGCAAAACTGAGAAGCATATTTCGCTACTACGACTACCTCGATACCGAAAACGCGTTagatggaaaattaataatttctagacAG GTAATGATATCAAAACAGTGGTTAACTATCGAGGACTGGTTAGAGAGCACTGTTCCTTTGTGTCCGCTGATGATACGCCACGAGGGTCGTTTAGACAGAGTGGAACCAGAAGCTAAAGTACTGCGAGTTTGCTTTGCGAGTGCGAAATTTGGTGGCGGTGTACTCGATGGTGATGTTACGCAAGAAACCGtacat ATAGCAACGCATCCCGAAATGCTCGTGGCAATATTGTCTGTCGAGGGTTTAGAAGACAACGAAGTTTTAATAGTCGAAGGAGTTAGACATTTATCTAGAATAAACGATCCTCGCAACAGAGCCATATTTGAAGCTCTGCCAAAACCAAATATC GTAACGGTATGCTGTATCGACCCTGAAGATTATTCACGATTACCTCTATCACAATTCGAGgaagataatatattacgagAAATGAATAAATCTTTACTTGGATTCCGACAAAGACACGTTCCAAGTAGCCCAACCGATCCTGTAAAGTCAGAATCGGATATAGACGTTACAGTTGGATCTAGGAGATTATCACCGATCGGAGAAAGTTTTAGTAGCACTCCTCCAGAAATAGAAGGGGATGATAAAGTATTATCGACAAATAACG ATAAATCTGTGTTATGTGAACGCAAGTATGATATTTTCACAGAAGTTCGTAGCAAACCAAATGGTAAATCCATAAGATCACCTAGTCCTCATAAAATGTACAATGATACTAGTTATACAAACAAAAGAAATCGGTTTATCGTTCTTGGATCCAGCGGCGAAGTTTTGCCAGTTACACGAAAGTCACTTGGTCAAATGTCGGTTTACAGTAGTTGTAATAGTCAAAGTACAGACAGCTTCCATAGCGCGAAAGATACTATAGATGAAGATTTGG aggaagaagaacagAAATTAAGTAAACGCTACAGCAGTCAATTGGATACCCCAGAGCGAAGAGGAACTTTCGCTCAACGATTAAGAGACGCATTAAAACGAGAAACTACAGCTACTGGAGCTGCTTCTTTGAATACTTCATTTGGAGAGAGTAGCTATGCAGTAGGAATAAGCGTATCTGGAAGTCACGTTTGCGATCAAGATATTAA AGTAAAAAGAGGTGGTTCAAGGGGTTTTGTTTTACGAGACGAAACGGTGGATGAAGATTTTTTGAAGGAATCTTTGGAAGCTGAACAAAAGTGGTTAGGTAGATTTCGGCAAAACCAACCTATGCTACAAAGAAGAGACACAAGTGCAAGTAGTAGGTACAGTTTCAGCACCGAATACAATTCTG ATTTTTGTTCGGAACTCGAAGAAGTTTACGAACAACTGGCGAAGTGGTTAGAGGACCCTATAACAGCAGACGAGTCTCGTGAATTAGACGCGAGAGATAGAGCAGTAGTTCAATTCGCAGGCTCGTTATTAAAAAGAGCTCTTAGTGAATCGTTTGCTGGTGTTCCAGTTCAAGAGGGCGAGCCGCAACCTTTCATTGATTCTACCGACGTAAATCAAAGCCATAAATTAGCTTTGGCTGTGAGAAGTTTGAGTTTAGAGCTAGCCCGTCAAAAAAATAGGAGGCAACAATCA aTACCAAGAGATGGTAGTCCACAAACAGGTGGATTATTACCTGTTGCTACAGGCAACTGGGGTTGTGGATCCCGTTTAAAGGGTGATCCACAATTGAAGCTTGTTATTCAATGGCTTGCTGCTTCCTTGGCAGGAGTAccgaaattaatatattatactacagGAAATCCCAGTTTGTCTAAG TTAGATACTGTGAGTAGAGTTCTTATGGACAGACATTGGTCAGTCGGCGATTTAGCCGCAGCAACATTAAGATTTGCGTTACACATTATTGATGACAGAACAGAAGGAAGAAATACTCTTTTTGAGGAGATAATTGGTATGGATAAACCAAGTCCTTAG
- the LOC132908621 gene encoding uncharacterized protein LOC132908621 isoform X1 gives MALVMLPCDLPWWPAVVKQLDRAAAARNSEDLVEAMQRLHDMCKYEEQCILKSISLDPEEDVQDPELFSGLATFLDTDLDFAERDQIFINTIPRIVERAKALRSCKPPQGLHFSLQQQGDCVEYSYAFISSLIANAFFSTYPKRTAKTHPTLRDFNFTNFFKHLHNNGQKAKLRSIFRYYDYLDTENALDGKLIISRQVMISKQWLTIEDWLESTVPLCPLMIRHEGRLDRVEPEAKVLRVCFASAKFGGGVLDGDVTQETVHIATHPEMLVAILSVEGLEDNEVLIVEGVRHLSRINDPRNRAIFEALPKPNIVTVCCIDPEDYSRLPLSQFEEDNILREMNKSLLGFRQRHVPSSPTDPVKSESDIDVTVGSRRLSPIGESFSSTPPEIEGDDKVLSTNNDKSVLCERKYDIFTEVRSKPNGKSIRSPSPHKMYNDTSYTNKRNRFIVLGSSGEVLPVTRKSLGQMSVYSSCNSQSTDSFHSAKDTIDEDLEEEEQKLSKRYSSQLDTPERRGTFAQRLRDALKRETTATGAASLNTSFGESSYAVGISVSGSHVCDQDIKVKRGGSRGFVLRDETVDEDFLKESLEAEQKWLGRFRQNQPMLQRRDTSASSRYSFSTEYNSDFCSELEEVYEQLAKWLEDPITADESRELDARDRAVVQFAGSLLKRALSESFAGVPVQEGEPQPFIDSTDVNQSHKLALAVRSLSLELARQKNRRQQSVSVSEDVEYYEDALSNHTMSKEVKDIQRKKLRTVTFTSEVFQTLVDDETTVYLSNPVSLSTSGSVKGINTAQSFNIRNDKIAQQFESSITCNIPRDGSPQTGGLLPVATGNWGCGSRLKGDPQLKLVIQWLAASLAGVPKLIYYTTGNPSLSKLDTVSRVLMDRHWSVGDLAAATLRFALHIIDDRTEGRNTLFEEIIGMDKPSP, from the exons ATGGCTCTAGTAATGTTACCCTGTGACTTACCATGGTGGCCTGCCGTCGTAAAGCAACTGGATCGGGCGGCTGCTGCCAGGAATTCCGAAGATCTCGTGGAAGCGATGCAAAGACTACACGACATGTGCAA ATACGAGGAACAGTGCATACTGAAAAG cATAAGTCTTGATCCTGAAGAGGACGTACAGGATCCTGAATTATTTTCCGGATTGGCAACGTTTCTTGATACCGATCTCGATTTCGCCGAACGGGATCAAATCTTTATAAACACGATACCACGAATAGTAGAAAGAGCAAAAGCTCTAAGATCTTGTAAACCTCCGCAAGGTTTACACTTTAGTCTTCAGCAGCAAg GAGATTGCGTCGAGTACAGTTACGCCTTCATCTCATCTTTAATCGCGAACGCCTTCTTCTCCACGTACCCAAAAAGGACAGCAAAGACGCACCCAACCTTACGGGACTtcaatttcacaaatttcttcaaacatCTTCATAA TAACGGGCAAAAAGCAAAACTGAGAAGCATATTTCGCTACTACGACTACCTCGATACCGAAAACGCGTTagatggaaaattaataatttctagacAG GTAATGATATCAAAACAGTGGTTAACTATCGAGGACTGGTTAGAGAGCACTGTTCCTTTGTGTCCGCTGATGATACGCCACGAGGGTCGTTTAGACAGAGTGGAACCAGAAGCTAAAGTACTGCGAGTTTGCTTTGCGAGTGCGAAATTTGGTGGCGGTGTACTCGATGGTGATGTTACGCAAGAAACCGtacat ATAGCAACGCATCCCGAAATGCTCGTGGCAATATTGTCTGTCGAGGGTTTAGAAGACAACGAAGTTTTAATAGTCGAAGGAGTTAGACATTTATCTAGAATAAACGATCCTCGCAACAGAGCCATATTTGAAGCTCTGCCAAAACCAAATATC GTAACGGTATGCTGTATCGACCCTGAAGATTATTCACGATTACCTCTATCACAATTCGAGgaagataatatattacgagAAATGAATAAATCTTTACTTGGATTCCGACAAAGACACGTTCCAAGTAGCCCAACCGATCCTGTAAAGTCAGAATCGGATATAGACGTTACAGTTGGATCTAGGAGATTATCACCGATCGGAGAAAGTTTTAGTAGCACTCCTCCAGAAATAGAAGGGGATGATAAAGTATTATCGACAAATAACG ATAAATCTGTGTTATGTGAACGCAAGTATGATATTTTCACAGAAGTTCGTAGCAAACCAAATGGTAAATCCATAAGATCACCTAGTCCTCATAAAATGTACAATGATACTAGTTATACAAACAAAAGAAATCGGTTTATCGTTCTTGGATCCAGCGGCGAAGTTTTGCCAGTTACACGAAAGTCACTTGGTCAAATGTCGGTTTACAGTAGTTGTAATAGTCAAAGTACAGACAGCTTCCATAGCGCGAAAGATACTATAGATGAAGATTTGG aggaagaagaacagAAATTAAGTAAACGCTACAGCAGTCAATTGGATACCCCAGAGCGAAGAGGAACTTTCGCTCAACGATTAAGAGACGCATTAAAACGAGAAACTACAGCTACTGGAGCTGCTTCTTTGAATACTTCATTTGGAGAGAGTAGCTATGCAGTAGGAATAAGCGTATCTGGAAGTCACGTTTGCGATCAAGATATTAA AGTAAAAAGAGGTGGTTCAAGGGGTTTTGTTTTACGAGACGAAACGGTGGATGAAGATTTTTTGAAGGAATCTTTGGAAGCTGAACAAAAGTGGTTAGGTAGATTTCGGCAAAACCAACCTATGCTACAAAGAAGAGACACAAGTGCAAGTAGTAGGTACAGTTTCAGCACCGAATACAATTCTG ATTTTTGTTCGGAACTCGAAGAAGTTTACGAACAACTGGCGAAGTGGTTAGAGGACCCTATAACAGCAGACGAGTCTCGTGAATTAGACGCGAGAGATAGAGCAGTAGTTCAATTCGCAGGCTCGTTATTAAAAAGAGCTCTTAGTGAATCGTTTGCTGGTGTTCCAGTTCAAGAGGGCGAGCCGCAACCTTTCATTGATTCTACCGACGTAAATCAAAGCCATAAATTAGCTTTGGCTGTGAGAAGTTTGAGTTTAGAGCTAGCCCGTCAAAAAAATAGGAGGCAACAATCA GTGTCTGTGTCCGAAGATGTAGAATATTATGAAGATGCTTTAAGTAATCATACTATGTCAAAAGAGGTAAAGGATATTCAACGTAAAAAGCTTAGAACGGTAACATTTACGTCTGAAGTTTTTCAAACTTTGGTTGATGACGAAACTACCGTGTATCTATCTAATCCTGTTTCTTTAAGTACATCTGGATCTGTGAAAGGGATAAACACAGCACAATCTTTCAATATCAGAAATGACAAAATTGCGCAACAATTCGAATCGagtataacatgtaac aTACCAAGAGATGGTAGTCCACAAACAGGTGGATTATTACCTGTTGCTACAGGCAACTGGGGTTGTGGATCCCGTTTAAAGGGTGATCCACAATTGAAGCTTGTTATTCAATGGCTTGCTGCTTCCTTGGCAGGAGTAccgaaattaatatattatactacagGAAATCCCAGTTTGTCTAAG TTAGATACTGTGAGTAGAGTTCTTATGGACAGACATTGGTCAGTCGGCGATTTAGCCGCAGCAACATTAAGATTTGCGTTACACATTATTGATGACAGAACAGAAGGAAGAAATACTCTTTTTGAGGAGATAATTGGTATGGATAAACCAAGTCCTTAG
- the LOC132908621 gene encoding uncharacterized protein LOC132908621 isoform X2, with product MALVMLPCDLPWWPAVVKQLDRAAAARNSEDLVEAMQRLHDMCNISLDPEEDVQDPELFSGLATFLDTDLDFAERDQIFINTIPRIVERAKALRSCKPPQGLHFSLQQQGDCVEYSYAFISSLIANAFFSTYPKRTAKTHPTLRDFNFTNFFKHLHNNGQKAKLRSIFRYYDYLDTENALDGKLIISRQVMISKQWLTIEDWLESTVPLCPLMIRHEGRLDRVEPEAKVLRVCFASAKFGGGVLDGDVTQETVHIATHPEMLVAILSVEGLEDNEVLIVEGVRHLSRINDPRNRAIFEALPKPNIVTVCCIDPEDYSRLPLSQFEEDNILREMNKSLLGFRQRHVPSSPTDPVKSESDIDVTVGSRRLSPIGESFSSTPPEIEGDDKVLSTNNDKSVLCERKYDIFTEVRSKPNGKSIRSPSPHKMYNDTSYTNKRNRFIVLGSSGEVLPVTRKSLGQMSVYSSCNSQSTDSFHSAKDTIDEDLEEEEQKLSKRYSSQLDTPERRGTFAQRLRDALKRETTATGAASLNTSFGESSYAVGISVSGSHVCDQDIKVKRGGSRGFVLRDETVDEDFLKESLEAEQKWLGRFRQNQPMLQRRDTSASSRYSFSTEYNSDFCSELEEVYEQLAKWLEDPITADESRELDARDRAVVQFAGSLLKRALSESFAGVPVQEGEPQPFIDSTDVNQSHKLALAVRSLSLELARQKNRRQQSVSVSEDVEYYEDALSNHTMSKEVKDIQRKKLRTVTFTSEVFQTLVDDETTVYLSNPVSLSTSGSVKGINTAQSFNIRNDKIAQQFESSITCNIPRDGSPQTGGLLPVATGNWGCGSRLKGDPQLKLVIQWLAASLAGVPKLIYYTTGNPSLSKLDTVSRVLMDRHWSVGDLAAATLRFALHIIDDRTEGRNTLFEEIIGMDKPSP from the exons ATGGCTCTAGTAATGTTACCCTGTGACTTACCATGGTGGCCTGCCGTCGTAAAGCAACTGGATCGGGCGGCTGCTGCCAGGAATTCCGAAGATCTCGTGGAAGCGATGCAAAGACTACACGACATGTGCAA cATAAGTCTTGATCCTGAAGAGGACGTACAGGATCCTGAATTATTTTCCGGATTGGCAACGTTTCTTGATACCGATCTCGATTTCGCCGAACGGGATCAAATCTTTATAAACACGATACCACGAATAGTAGAAAGAGCAAAAGCTCTAAGATCTTGTAAACCTCCGCAAGGTTTACACTTTAGTCTTCAGCAGCAAg GAGATTGCGTCGAGTACAGTTACGCCTTCATCTCATCTTTAATCGCGAACGCCTTCTTCTCCACGTACCCAAAAAGGACAGCAAAGACGCACCCAACCTTACGGGACTtcaatttcacaaatttcttcaaacatCTTCATAA TAACGGGCAAAAAGCAAAACTGAGAAGCATATTTCGCTACTACGACTACCTCGATACCGAAAACGCGTTagatggaaaattaataatttctagacAG GTAATGATATCAAAACAGTGGTTAACTATCGAGGACTGGTTAGAGAGCACTGTTCCTTTGTGTCCGCTGATGATACGCCACGAGGGTCGTTTAGACAGAGTGGAACCAGAAGCTAAAGTACTGCGAGTTTGCTTTGCGAGTGCGAAATTTGGTGGCGGTGTACTCGATGGTGATGTTACGCAAGAAACCGtacat ATAGCAACGCATCCCGAAATGCTCGTGGCAATATTGTCTGTCGAGGGTTTAGAAGACAACGAAGTTTTAATAGTCGAAGGAGTTAGACATTTATCTAGAATAAACGATCCTCGCAACAGAGCCATATTTGAAGCTCTGCCAAAACCAAATATC GTAACGGTATGCTGTATCGACCCTGAAGATTATTCACGATTACCTCTATCACAATTCGAGgaagataatatattacgagAAATGAATAAATCTTTACTTGGATTCCGACAAAGACACGTTCCAAGTAGCCCAACCGATCCTGTAAAGTCAGAATCGGATATAGACGTTACAGTTGGATCTAGGAGATTATCACCGATCGGAGAAAGTTTTAGTAGCACTCCTCCAGAAATAGAAGGGGATGATAAAGTATTATCGACAAATAACG ATAAATCTGTGTTATGTGAACGCAAGTATGATATTTTCACAGAAGTTCGTAGCAAACCAAATGGTAAATCCATAAGATCACCTAGTCCTCATAAAATGTACAATGATACTAGTTATACAAACAAAAGAAATCGGTTTATCGTTCTTGGATCCAGCGGCGAAGTTTTGCCAGTTACACGAAAGTCACTTGGTCAAATGTCGGTTTACAGTAGTTGTAATAGTCAAAGTACAGACAGCTTCCATAGCGCGAAAGATACTATAGATGAAGATTTGG aggaagaagaacagAAATTAAGTAAACGCTACAGCAGTCAATTGGATACCCCAGAGCGAAGAGGAACTTTCGCTCAACGATTAAGAGACGCATTAAAACGAGAAACTACAGCTACTGGAGCTGCTTCTTTGAATACTTCATTTGGAGAGAGTAGCTATGCAGTAGGAATAAGCGTATCTGGAAGTCACGTTTGCGATCAAGATATTAA AGTAAAAAGAGGTGGTTCAAGGGGTTTTGTTTTACGAGACGAAACGGTGGATGAAGATTTTTTGAAGGAATCTTTGGAAGCTGAACAAAAGTGGTTAGGTAGATTTCGGCAAAACCAACCTATGCTACAAAGAAGAGACACAAGTGCAAGTAGTAGGTACAGTTTCAGCACCGAATACAATTCTG ATTTTTGTTCGGAACTCGAAGAAGTTTACGAACAACTGGCGAAGTGGTTAGAGGACCCTATAACAGCAGACGAGTCTCGTGAATTAGACGCGAGAGATAGAGCAGTAGTTCAATTCGCAGGCTCGTTATTAAAAAGAGCTCTTAGTGAATCGTTTGCTGGTGTTCCAGTTCAAGAGGGCGAGCCGCAACCTTTCATTGATTCTACCGACGTAAATCAAAGCCATAAATTAGCTTTGGCTGTGAGAAGTTTGAGTTTAGAGCTAGCCCGTCAAAAAAATAGGAGGCAACAATCA GTGTCTGTGTCCGAAGATGTAGAATATTATGAAGATGCTTTAAGTAATCATACTATGTCAAAAGAGGTAAAGGATATTCAACGTAAAAAGCTTAGAACGGTAACATTTACGTCTGAAGTTTTTCAAACTTTGGTTGATGACGAAACTACCGTGTATCTATCTAATCCTGTTTCTTTAAGTACATCTGGATCTGTGAAAGGGATAAACACAGCACAATCTTTCAATATCAGAAATGACAAAATTGCGCAACAATTCGAATCGagtataacatgtaac aTACCAAGAGATGGTAGTCCACAAACAGGTGGATTATTACCTGTTGCTACAGGCAACTGGGGTTGTGGATCCCGTTTAAAGGGTGATCCACAATTGAAGCTTGTTATTCAATGGCTTGCTGCTTCCTTGGCAGGAGTAccgaaattaatatattatactacagGAAATCCCAGTTTGTCTAAG TTAGATACTGTGAGTAGAGTTCTTATGGACAGACATTGGTCAGTCGGCGATTTAGCCGCAGCAACATTAAGATTTGCGTTACACATTATTGATGACAGAACAGAAGGAAGAAATACTCTTTTTGAGGAGATAATTGGTATGGATAAACCAAGTCCTTAG